One genomic region from Sulfuriflexus mobilis encodes:
- a CDS encoding class I SAM-dependent methyltransferase, protein MTNPFDSHAREYDEWFDTHALEYNAELEAIRTLLPDKGEGIEIGVGTGRFAGPLTISTGIEPSEAMRRLAQGRGINIIAGTAESLPVTDKTYDYALLVTTVCFLASLQSAFTEVYRILREGGFIIIGLIDRDSVLGRHYEKNKASSVFYKDATFHTVDEIIHGLEQSGFHHFDFAQALLPGDSHKNTAAVVKTGYGEGSFVVLRAQKPPAE, encoded by the coding sequence ATGACCAATCCCTTTGATTCACATGCGCGCGAATATGATGAATGGTTTGATACGCATGCCCTCGAGTATAACGCTGAATTAGAGGCCATAAGGACACTGTTACCTGATAAGGGGGAAGGGATTGAGATAGGGGTCGGCACCGGGCGCTTTGCCGGGCCGCTGACTATCAGCACGGGGATTGAACCCTCTGAGGCCATGCGCAGACTCGCACAGGGGCGGGGTATTAACATTATTGCCGGAACCGCAGAATCTCTGCCTGTAACCGACAAGACGTACGATTACGCCCTGCTGGTAACCACTGTATGTTTTTTAGCCTCCCTGCAGTCGGCCTTCACTGAGGTCTATCGTATCCTCCGGGAGGGCGGCTTTATTATTATCGGCTTAATTGACCGGGATAGTGTCTTGGGCAGGCACTATGAGAAAAACAAGGCCAGCAGTGTTTTTTATAAGGACGCCACCTTTCATACTGTCGATGAAATCATCCATGGGCTTGAACAATCCGGATTTCATCATTTTGATTTTGCGCAGGCCTTATTACCCGGTGATAGCCATAAAAATACTGCGGCTGTCGTCAAGACGGGCTATGGCGAAGGTTCCTTTGTGGTATTGCGCGCACAAAAACCGCCAGCAGAATAA
- a CDS encoding MerR family transcriptional regulator: MMNEYKIGEIADLLAITVRTIRYYEEEGLLRPSRTAGGTRLYTERHLSRLRSILHLAKNGFSLESIHLIASLRETCKTGDESSNKVSAQLETEINEITAKARELERLKDELAQAKWVINKCRGCKNKPTSNGCPDCPVKLHTGNIELLNLIWDQHS, translated from the coding sequence ATGATGAATGAATATAAAATTGGTGAAATAGCAGACTTACTTGCTATAACCGTACGCACCATCAGGTACTACGAGGAAGAGGGCCTGCTCCGACCCTCGCGCACGGCGGGCGGAACGCGGCTTTATACTGAGCGTCACCTTTCTCGTCTCAGGTCGATCCTGCACCTGGCAAAAAATGGCTTTTCTCTTGAATCCATCCATCTGATCGCCTCACTCAGGGAAACCTGCAAGACCGGTGACGAAAGCAGTAACAAGGTTTCCGCGCAACTTGAAACTGAAATAAATGAAATCACCGCGAAGGCGCGCGAACTTGAACGCCTTAAAGACGAACTTGCGCAGGCAAAATGGGTAATAAATAAATGTCGTGGCTGTAAAAACAAACCCACTTCCAATGGCTGTCCAGACTGCCCCGTCAAGTTGCATACAGGTAACATTGAGCTACTTAACCTTATCTGGGATCAACATAGCTGA
- a CDS encoding sulfurtransferase TusA family protein: protein MTMPHDHVVDIKGLCCSAPVIELTKVFKTFVVGEVALVISDKSSMLRDIPAYCAMTQHTLLRQEEKEGLFRFWIQKQ, encoded by the coding sequence ATGACCATGCCGCACGACCATGTCGTTGACATCAAGGGGCTGTGTTGTTCGGCCCCCGTGATCGAGTTGACCAAGGTATTTAAGACATTCGTCGTCGGCGAGGTGGCCCTGGTCATCTCTGATAAGAGTTCAATGCTCAGGGACATTCCTGCCTATTGTGCCATGACTCAGCACACACTCTTAAGGCAAGAGGAAAAAGAAGGCCTGTTCCGGTTCTGGATACAAAAACAGTAG
- a CDS encoding bifunctional diaminohydroxyphosphoribosylaminopyrimidine deaminase/5-amino-6-(5-phosphoribosylamino)uracil reductase RibD, translating to MDKPQAEHFMREALHEGRKALGKCKPNPPVGCVLVRDGTVISAGHTNEPGLAHAEAMALSQIQGPLDDVVAFVTLEPCSFHGRTPSCAEELVRRGLKEVYVGIIDPHPRNRGAGIDILTRAGIKVQCGLLENDVRTELGPYLFKQPK from the coding sequence ATGGACAAACCACAAGCAGAACATTTTATGCGTGAGGCCCTGCATGAAGGGAGAAAGGCACTTGGTAAGTGCAAGCCCAACCCGCCCGTTGGCTGTGTATTGGTCAGGGACGGAACAGTCATTTCAGCCGGTCACACCAACGAACCCGGCCTGGCTCACGCAGAGGCCATGGCACTCAGCCAGATACAAGGCCCGCTTGATGATGTTGTTGCGTTTGTCACCCTCGAACCTTGTTCATTTCATGGCCGCACACCCTCTTGTGCAGAAGAGCTTGTGAGGCGTGGCCTGAAAGAAGTCTATGTAGGCATCATAGACCCTCACCCGAGGAATCGCGGGGCAGGCATAGATATCCTCACTCGGGCGGGTATCAAGGTTCAATGCGGCCTTCTTGAGAATGACGTACGAACTGAGCTTGGGCCCTACCTGTTCAAACAGCCTAAATAA
- a CDS encoding DUF4405 domain-containing protein, with protein sequence MKKSTLITLVDIGAFISFVFVVSTGVLMRYSLPPRSGRFIEILGLSRHEWGEVHFYISFLFLLILSMHLILHWRFILGVLHGRVREISSYRLLLGVLALTAVLALAIAPFVTPKEDTGVTTGYQYGKENK encoded by the coding sequence ATGAAAAAATCTACTCTTATTACGCTGGTTGATATTGGGGCATTTATAAGTTTTGTCTTTGTGGTCTCTACCGGTGTGTTAATGCGATATTCGCTGCCCCCTCGAAGTGGCCGTTTCATAGAAATACTTGGCCTATCCCGACATGAATGGGGTGAGGTACATTTTTATATTTCTTTTTTGTTTTTGCTCATATTGTCGATGCATTTAATTTTACATTGGAGATTTATTCTTGGTGTGCTGCATGGACGAGTCAGGGAAATCAGTAGTTATCGATTACTCCTGGGCGTGCTTGCCTTAACGGCCGTGTTGGCGCTGGCAATTGCACCATTTGTAACGCCGAAAGAAGATACCGGGGTAACAACTGGCTACCAATATGGTAAAGAGAATAAATGA
- a CDS encoding cation:proton antiporter, which translates to MATHDFFLYLLVILLTARVFAELATRLRAPSVIGELFAGVVLGPSLFGWIQPVEAIKLMAEIGIILLLFEVGLETDVKRLVRTGLKPFVVAIAGFIFPLLLGFALGYWVFGLSLLVSLFIGGTLTATSIGITIRVLSDLKRQHSSEGQIVLGAAVLDDVLGVVLLALLYEFSIGGGINLINAGKVLMFVGAFFVLAPVAAKMVSLLIKRFDAVSGIPGLLPTTIVSLVLFCAWLAHALGAPELLGGFAAGLALSRRFFLPMGIALHTDELFAHRIEDQMRPIVHLFTPIFFVFVGLSLNLHEIDWDSSFIWGFSLSLLLAAVAGKLIGAFLIKESWPARWAIGMAMIPRGEVGLIFAELGRVSGIFSNEIYAGMVIVIALTTLLPPFVMKWFYGCYGDRLKVTIPD; encoded by the coding sequence GTGGCAACCCATGACTTCTTTCTTTACCTGCTTGTCATTCTGCTGACGGCGCGCGTGTTCGCTGAACTCGCGACTCGCCTGCGAGCACCCTCCGTGATCGGCGAGCTCTTTGCAGGGGTGGTACTGGGGCCAAGCCTGTTTGGCTGGATCCAGCCGGTCGAGGCCATCAAACTGATGGCGGAGATCGGTATTATCCTGCTGCTCTTCGAGGTGGGTTTGGAGACCGACGTCAAACGTCTGGTGCGCACCGGCCTGAAACCCTTCGTGGTGGCGATAGCGGGATTTATATTCCCACTGCTATTGGGTTTTGCACTGGGTTACTGGGTGTTCGGCCTGTCACTGCTGGTATCACTGTTCATCGGTGGCACGCTCACGGCCACCAGCATCGGTATCACCATACGCGTACTCTCTGATCTCAAACGCCAACATTCTTCCGAGGGGCAGATCGTCCTTGGTGCCGCGGTACTCGACGACGTACTCGGCGTAGTGTTGCTGGCGCTACTCTATGAATTCTCCATTGGTGGCGGCATAAACCTGATCAATGCGGGCAAGGTACTGATGTTTGTAGGTGCATTTTTTGTCCTCGCCCCCGTAGCGGCGAAAATGGTTTCATTGCTCATCAAGCGTTTCGATGCTGTCAGCGGCATCCCCGGCCTGCTGCCTACCACCATCGTCTCGCTGGTGTTATTCTGTGCGTGGCTAGCCCATGCCCTGGGCGCACCGGAATTACTTGGCGGCTTTGCCGCGGGGCTGGCCCTGTCGAGACGTTTTTTCCTGCCGATGGGCATCGCCCTGCATACCGATGAGCTTTTTGCCCACCGCATCGAGGACCAGATGCGGCCCATCGTACATTTGTTTACACCCATATTTTTTGTATTTGTAGGTCTTTCCCTCAACTTGCATGAGATCGACTGGGACTCGAGCTTTATCTGGGGTTTCTCGCTGTCGCTGTTGCTCGCGGCTGTCGCCGGCAAACTCATTGGTGCATTTCTTATCAAAGAGTCATGGCCGGCACGCTGGGCGATCGGTATGGCCATGATACCGCGCGGTGAGGTTGGCCTCATCTTCGCCGAGTTGGGCCGGGTGAGTGGTATATTCAGTAATGAAATCTATGCCGGCATGGTGATCGTGATTGCGCTCACCACCTTGTTACCCCCCTTTGTCATGAAGTGGTTCTACGGGTGTTATGGTGATCGCCTGAAGGTCACGATACCCGACTGA
- the nhaA gene encoding Na+/H+ antiporter NhaA, whose translation MSKQDKISGHSTEKGVFHAPWEKSFDKILTPFEEFIHRQTTSGILLMGTAVIALLIANGPLSSAYTHLVHTLIGLYSGSWKLEMSLHHWINDGLMALFFFVVGLELKREILVGELAKLRNAALPIGAAIGGMVVPALIYFAINPEGDVARGWGIPMATDIAFAIGALALLANRVPKALITFLVALAIVDDLGAVMVIALFYTETIALTPLLAAGGLFALLLMFNLGGIRKTMPYFIVAVFLWYALLLSGVHATLAGILGALAVPAIPKYNPERFSKHIRELMHRFDASHEPGKSIMTNDKLRAVVQTLENGVNSVEAPLQRLEHVWHMPVAYLVIPIFALANAGIPLEFASLGETLGHPVMLGVSLGLVLGKFIGITGVCWIMLKLGLAALPKDTRFTQIAGVSLLAGIGFTMSIFVAQLGFEGNEELLLMAKTGVLAASLLAGITGFIWLWLVSKD comes from the coding sequence GGGAAAAGAGTTTCGACAAGATCCTCACACCTTTTGAAGAATTTATTCATCGTCAGACCACCAGCGGCATATTGTTGATGGGAACGGCGGTTATCGCCTTACTGATAGCTAACGGGCCGTTATCTTCGGCTTACACACATCTGGTACATACCCTTATCGGTCTCTATAGCGGAAGCTGGAAGCTGGAAATGAGTCTGCATCACTGGATTAATGATGGCCTGATGGCATTGTTTTTCTTCGTCGTCGGTCTGGAGTTGAAACGGGAAATACTGGTAGGTGAACTGGCGAAACTACGCAATGCCGCACTGCCTATCGGTGCGGCCATTGGTGGCATGGTGGTACCGGCACTGATCTATTTTGCCATCAACCCCGAAGGCGACGTCGCACGTGGCTGGGGGATCCCTATGGCCACCGACATTGCCTTTGCCATTGGCGCCCTGGCGTTGCTGGCAAACCGGGTACCCAAGGCCTTGATCACCTTTCTGGTGGCGCTGGCAATTGTCGATGACCTGGGTGCGGTGATGGTGATTGCCCTGTTCTATACCGAAACCATTGCCCTGACGCCGCTGCTGGCAGCCGGTGGTTTATTTGCCTTGTTGCTGATGTTCAACCTGGGCGGTATCCGCAAAACCATGCCTTATTTTATTGTCGCGGTGTTTTTATGGTATGCCTTGCTGCTGTCCGGCGTGCACGCCACCCTGGCGGGCATACTGGGGGCATTAGCCGTGCCCGCGATCCCGAAATACAACCCGGAACGTTTCAGTAAACATATCCGGGAATTGATGCATCGATTTGATGCCAGTCATGAACCCGGCAAGAGCATCATGACCAATGACAAATTACGCGCTGTGGTACAGACCCTCGAGAATGGTGTGAATAGCGTTGAAGCCCCGTTGCAGCGGCTGGAGCATGTCTGGCATATGCCGGTGGCCTACCTGGTGATCCCGATCTTTGCACTGGCGAATGCCGGTATCCCCCTGGAATTTGCTTCTCTGGGCGAGACCCTGGGTCATCCCGTTATGCTCGGTGTATCATTGGGACTCGTCCTGGGTAAGTTTATTGGTATCACCGGAGTTTGCTGGATAATGCTAAAATTGGGGCTGGCGGCGTTACCCAAAGACACCCGCTTCACTCAAATCGCCGGCGTATCTCTGCTCGCGGGGATAGGATTCACCATGTCCATCTTTGTCGCCCAGCTAGGTTTCGAAGGCAACGAAGAATTACTGTTAATGGCCAAAACAGGCGTCCTTGCCGCTTCCCTGCTCGCGGGCATAACCGGTTTCATCTGGCTGTGGCTGGTCAGTAAAGACTAA